The Enterobacter kobei genome has a segment encoding these proteins:
- the fliJ gene encoding flagellar export protein FliJ encodes MAQNSALSTLKDLAEKEVDDAALQLGAMRRGCQQAEEQLKMLIDYQHEYRTNLNTDMTQGIGSQRWINYQQFIQTLEKAIEQHRQQLNQWTQKVDTALNFWREKKQRLQAWQTLQDRQIAAATLAENRLDQKKMDEFAQRASMRKPE; translated from the coding sequence ATGGCGCAAAACAGCGCGTTATCAACGCTGAAAGATCTGGCTGAAAAAGAAGTTGATGATGCCGCATTGCAGCTTGGCGCAATGCGACGCGGGTGCCAGCAGGCTGAAGAACAGTTGAAGATGTTAATCGACTATCAGCATGAGTATCGCACCAACCTCAATACCGATATGACCCAGGGCATTGGAAGCCAGCGGTGGATTAACTATCAGCAGTTTATCCAGACGCTGGAGAAGGCGATAGAGCAGCACCGCCAGCAGCTTAACCAGTGGACCCAAAAAGTCGATACCGCGCTGAATTTCTGGCGTGAGAAAAAACAGCGGCTGCAGGCCTGGCAAACCTTACAGGACCGGCAGATCGCAGCCGCGACCCTGGCGGAAAACCGTCTGGATCAGAAAAAAATGGATGAGTTTGCCCAGCGCGCATCAATGAGGAAACCGGAATGA
- the fliI gene encoding flagellar protein export ATPase FliI, with protein MTARLTRWLNTLDNFETKMAQLPSVRRYGRLTRATGLVLEATGLQLPLGATCVIERQDGQETREVESEVVGFNGQRLFLMPLEEVEGILPGARVYAKNISGDGLQSGKQLPLGPALLGRVLDGSGKPLDGLPAPDTTETGALITQPFNPLQRTPIEHVLDTGVRPINALLTVGRGQRMGLFAGSGVGKSVLLGMMARYTQADVIVVGLIGERGREVKDFIENILGAEGRARSVVIAAPADVSPLLRMQGAAYATRIAEDFRDRGKHVLLIMDSLTRYAMAQREIALAIGEPPATKGYPPSVFAKLPALVERAGNGISGGGSITAFYTVLTEGDDQQDPIADSARAILDGHIVLSRRLAEAGHYPAIDIEASISRAMTALITEKHYARVRNFKQLLSSFQRNRDLVSVGAYAKGSDPMLDKAISLWPQLEAFLQQGIFERADWEDSIQALELIFPQV; from the coding sequence ATGACCGCACGCCTCACCCGCTGGCTCAACACGCTCGACAACTTTGAGACGAAGATGGCGCAACTGCCATCCGTTCGTCGTTATGGACGACTGACGCGCGCGACCGGTCTGGTACTGGAAGCCACCGGCCTGCAGCTTCCGCTGGGCGCAACCTGTGTGATTGAGCGTCAGGATGGTCAGGAAACGCGTGAAGTCGAAAGCGAAGTGGTTGGGTTTAACGGTCAGCGACTGTTCCTGATGCCGCTTGAAGAGGTGGAAGGTATTCTCCCCGGCGCCCGCGTCTACGCGAAAAACATCAGCGGCGACGGCCTGCAAAGCGGGAAACAGCTGCCGCTTGGTCCGGCCCTGCTCGGCCGCGTGCTCGACGGCAGCGGGAAACCGCTGGATGGCCTGCCTGCGCCGGACACCACCGAAACCGGGGCGTTGATCACCCAGCCGTTTAACCCCCTGCAGCGTACCCCTATCGAGCATGTGCTGGATACCGGCGTACGGCCGATTAACGCCCTGCTCACGGTAGGACGCGGACAACGTATGGGTCTGTTCGCCGGCTCCGGCGTGGGTAAATCGGTCCTGCTCGGCATGATGGCGCGTTATACCCAGGCCGACGTGATCGTCGTTGGGCTGATCGGTGAGCGTGGCCGTGAAGTCAAAGATTTCATCGAAAACATTCTGGGTGCGGAAGGCCGGGCCCGTTCAGTGGTAATCGCCGCCCCGGCGGATGTGTCCCCCCTGCTGCGTATGCAGGGTGCCGCCTACGCCACCCGTATTGCCGAAGATTTCCGCGACCGCGGCAAGCACGTGCTGCTGATCATGGACTCCCTCACCCGCTACGCGATGGCACAGCGTGAAATTGCGCTGGCTATCGGTGAGCCACCGGCCACCAAAGGCTACCCGCCTTCGGTCTTTGCCAAACTTCCTGCGCTGGTTGAACGCGCAGGGAACGGCATCAGCGGCGGCGGATCCATCACTGCATTTTATACGGTACTGACCGAAGGCGATGACCAGCAGGACCCGATTGCCGACTCCGCGCGCGCCATTCTCGACGGTCATATTGTGTTATCGCGTCGTCTGGCTGAAGCCGGACACTACCCGGCGATTGATATTGAAGCATCCATCAGCCGCGCAATGACGGCGCTGATCACCGAGAAGCATTACGCCCGCGTGCGTAACTTTAAACAACTCCTCTCCAGCTTCCAGCGCAACCGCGATCTGGTCAGCGTGGGGGCGTATGCCAAAGGCAGCGATCCTATGCTCGACAAAGCGATTAGCCTGTGGCCGCAGCTGGAGGCGTTTTTACAACAGGGCATTTTTGAACGTGCCGACTGGGAAGATTCAATCCAGGCTCTGGAGCTGATTTTCCCGCAGGTGTAA